In one uncultured Pseudodesulfovibrio sp. genomic region, the following are encoded:
- a CDS encoding BON domain-containing protein — protein MSDKACKAVLAAILSALLAGCAIYPAVQVAGGAMTGYDAARLADEYMPRNSVDGGSLEVIPDSQMQRRLRERLELNDIHLSAHVIDAKAYLIGQVSDRNQADYAVRTAATVEGLKNITCKFYPQARPDDDARDAANDALLLKEVTGRFGKTRRLQGADLRVEIIRANAILVGRARDYSQKTAALAIAAETSGVADVVDYISVPEPPADTGTVASK, from the coding sequence ATGTCCGACAAAGCATGCAAGGCGGTCCTGGCCGCCATCCTTTCCGCGCTCCTCGCCGGATGCGCCATCTATCCCGCCGTCCAGGTGGCCGGCGGCGCCATGACCGGCTATGATGCGGCCCGCCTCGCCGACGAGTACATGCCGCGCAACAGCGTGGACGGCGGTTCCCTGGAAGTGATCCCGGATTCCCAGATGCAGCGCAGGCTGCGTGAACGGCTGGAGCTGAACGACATCCATCTCTCGGCCCACGTCATCGACGCCAAGGCGTACCTCATCGGCCAAGTCAGCGACCGCAACCAGGCCGACTACGCCGTGCGCACCGCCGCCACGGTGGAGGGGCTGAAGAACATCACCTGCAAATTCTACCCCCAGGCAAGGCCGGACGACGACGCGCGCGACGCGGCCAACGACGCCCTGCTGCTCAAGGAAGTAACCGGCCGGTTCGGCAAGACCCGGCGGCTCCAGGGCGCGGACCTGCGCGTCGAGATCATCCGCGCCAACGCCATCCTCGTGGGCCGGGCACGTGACTACAGCCAGAAGACCGCCGCCCTGGCCATCGCCGCCGAAACCTCCGGCGTGGCCGACGTGGTCGACTACATCTCCGTCCCCGAACCACCCGCCGATACCGGCACCGTGGCCAGCAAGTAA